A region of Rhizobium binae DNA encodes the following proteins:
- a CDS encoding ATPase, T2SS/T4P/T4SS family, whose product MLLKISYEDGSGREVIPLSANETYFVGESSTLSLPAGAGVVRLRGSHVSSPQFVLRKSGQGWSVQHHGRNPTRVDDQPLRAGTPVAVSAGMSIWVPNVTIELVEPAAAPEAVTQFPDQERVLALQMEIHERLLKDTQYDRLVKSSDFGREETRGRIRERLDLFIKEALDAAPQDLVILVIKNAVYRWLAKRIARTGRRDGASNAASLAREEQDNRRLFDVGKALISALQLKLNFESTRSDFAQLDTKFGAAFQARQALFNAGDRYEIAHMHLRSNIEELMYRWGTISELMDLDVISEIMVTRYDEIYVEKFGLLERYPFAFANERQLMKVIERIAVDSNRSINESEAMADFRMPDGSRVNAVIPPLAVKGACLTIRKFGGKSRLDISKLVAAGALSEPMRAFLEAAVRARKNIVVSGGTGSGKTTLLNSLSQFIPVGERVVAVEDTSELQLDGIHVVYLQSRPKTAESETSVTIRDLVRNALRMRPDRIIVGECRGAEAIDMLQAMNTGHAGSMTTAHANTPQDMMTRLEVMVLQGQSSLPVTAIRQQIVAAVELVVQLNRLESGRRAVTEISEVIGIDPDTGLIIVEPIFNLVGRAGGQAVHAFTGYLPSFVAELVSFGEDGEIKNLDMFV is encoded by the coding sequence ATGCTGTTGAAGATTTCCTATGAGGACGGCAGCGGGCGGGAGGTGATCCCGCTCTCGGCGAACGAGACCTATTTCGTCGGCGAAAGCAGCACGCTTTCGCTTCCCGCCGGCGCCGGCGTCGTGCGCCTGCGCGGCAGCCATGTGTCCTCGCCGCAATTCGTGCTGCGCAAGTCCGGCCAAGGCTGGTCGGTGCAGCATCACGGCCGCAATCCCACGCGCGTCGACGACCAGCCGCTGAGGGCCGGCACGCCGGTGGCGGTTTCGGCCGGCATGTCGATCTGGGTGCCGAATGTCACCATCGAACTCGTCGAGCCGGCGGCGGCGCCGGAGGCGGTGACGCAGTTTCCGGACCAGGAGCGGGTGCTGGCGCTGCAGATGGAAATACATGAGCGATTGCTAAAAGACACGCAATATGACCGGCTGGTGAAATCCTCCGATTTCGGCCGCGAGGAGACGCGCGGCCGCATCCGCGAGCGCCTCGACCTGTTCATCAAGGAGGCGCTGGACGCTGCGCCGCAGGATCTCGTCATCCTCGTCATCAAGAATGCCGTCTACCGGTGGCTGGCAAAACGCATCGCCCGCACCGGACGGCGCGACGGCGCTTCGAATGCGGCCAGCCTCGCCCGCGAAGAGCAGGACAACCGCCGGCTCTTCGATGTCGGCAAGGCGCTGATCTCGGCGCTGCAACTGAAGCTGAACTTCGAATCCACCCGTTCCGACTTCGCCCAGCTCGACACCAAGTTCGGCGCCGCCTTCCAGGCCCGGCAGGCCCTGTTCAACGCCGGCGACCGCTACGAGATCGCCCATATGCATCTGCGCTCCAATATCGAGGAGCTGATGTATCGTTGGGGCACGATCTCGGAACTGATGGATCTCGACGTCATCTCGGAAATCATGGTGACGCGCTACGACGAGATCTATGTCGAAAAATTCGGCCTGCTCGAGCGTTACCCCTTCGCCTTCGCCAATGAGCGGCAGCTGATGAAGGTGATCGAGCGCATCGCCGTCGATTCCAACCGCTCGATCAACGAGAGCGAGGCGATGGCCGACTTTCGCATGCCGGACGGTTCGCGCGTCAACGCCGTCATCCCGCCGCTCGCCGTCAAGGGCGCCTGCCTCACCATCCGCAAGTTCGGCGGCAAGTCGCGGCTCGACATCAGCAAGCTGGTGGCCGCCGGCGCGCTCAGCGAACCGATGCGCGCCTTCCTCGAGGCGGCGGTGCGCGCCCGCAAGAACATCGTCGTCTCCGGCGGCACCGGCTCCGGCAAGACGACGCTCCTGAACAGCCTGTCGCAATTCATTCCGGTCGGCGAGCGCGTCGTCGCGGTCGAGGACACGTCCGAACTGCAGCTCGACGGCATTCACGTCGTCTACCTGCAATCGCGGCCGAAGACGGCGGAGAGCGAAACCAGCGTCACCATCCGCGATCTGGTGCGCAATGCACTGCGCATGCGCCCCGACCGCATCATCGTCGGCGAGTGCCGCGGCGCCGAAGCGATCGACATGCTGCAGGCGATGAACACCGGCCATGCCGGCTCGATGACGACGGCGCATGCCAACACGCCGCAGGACATGATGACCCGCCTCGAGGTGATGGTGCTGCAGGGCCAGAGCTCGCTGCCGGTGACGGCGATCCGCCAGCAGATCGTCGCCGCCGTCGAACTCGTCGTGCAGCTCAACCGCCTGGAAAGCGGCCGGCGCGCCGTCACCGAGATATCGGAGGTGATCGGCATCGATCCGGACACCGGTCTAATCATCGTCGAGCCGATCTTCAATCTCGTCGGCCGCGCCGGCGGTCAGGCGGTGCATGCCTTCACCGGCTACCTGCCGAGCTTCGTCGCCGAGCTCGTTTCCTTCGGCGAAGACGGCGAGATCAAGAACTTGGATATGTTTGTTTGA
- a CDS encoding Flp pilus assembly protein CpaB, whose product MNWKLIAAVIVGLITGVLLYFWTESVKNEQVAYAFMRLQPDKKVTRGQAITPDMLAEPVMLPESFGALAKLAVPAASAYQEWLKDRTAAADIPAGSVLLFQYFDDTDGGRLTTMIAPGKRALTLPVNATAAVGHFVEPGSYVDILGTVDEPVEPVAPAAATQPGAPGQAPAVPGQPAATAQPAVPAQPASPVEQMLKNYLTQYPGADENDVNAYRKQAQDYKLGISSRTRVVTRTFLQNVKVLAVGAATTPEGAVTKANSTYNNVTVEVTPSEAEMLIFALGQSNGSLNLVLRNPTDNSVEELPSINWTRM is encoded by the coding sequence ATGAACTGGAAGCTCATTGCCGCCGTGATCGTCGGGCTGATCACCGGCGTCCTCCTCTACTTCTGGACCGAGAGCGTCAAGAACGAGCAGGTGGCCTATGCCTTCATGCGGCTTCAGCCCGACAAGAAGGTGACGAGAGGACAAGCGATCACGCCCGACATGCTCGCCGAACCGGTGATGTTGCCGGAAAGCTTCGGGGCGCTTGCCAAGCTCGCCGTGCCTGCGGCGAGCGCCTACCAGGAGTGGTTGAAGGATCGCACGGCTGCAGCTGATATTCCGGCTGGTTCCGTGCTGCTCTTCCAGTATTTCGACGATACCGATGGCGGGCGCCTGACGACGATGATCGCGCCCGGCAAGCGCGCGCTCACCCTGCCTGTCAACGCGACCGCGGCCGTCGGCCACTTCGTCGAGCCCGGCAGCTATGTCGATATCCTCGGCACCGTAGACGAGCCGGTTGAGCCCGTGGCGCCGGCCGCCGCGACCCAGCCGGGAGCTCCTGGCCAGGCCCCTGCCGTTCCGGGCCAGCCTGCCGCGACCGCACAACCGGCCGTTCCGGCTCAGCCCGCGTCGCCGGTCGAGCAGATGCTGAAGAACTATCTCACCCAATATCCCGGCGCCGACGAGAATGATGTCAACGCCTACCGCAAGCAGGCGCAGGATTATAAACTCGGCATCAGCTCGCGCACCCGCGTCGTCACCCGCACCTTCCTGCAGAACGTCAAGGTTCTGGCGGTCGGTGCGGCGACGACGCCGGAGGGCGCCGTCACCAAGGCTAACAGCACTTACAACAACGTGACTGTCGAAGTGACGCCGTCGGAAGCCGAAATGCTGATCTTCGCCCTGGGCCAGTCGAACGGCAGCCTCAACCTCGTGCTGCGCAATCCGACAGATAATAGTGTCGAGGAACTGCCGAGCATCAACTGGACGCGCATGTGA
- a CDS encoding TadE/TadG family type IV pilus assembly protein → MPGLPSTHTEQAGNAPAGGFMMRLHRDRRGLASIEFVLAAPVILLIVIFVIHANRISTKKVATMLAMRNAAFAEASGLTCTSDFSNVFPIPALPALPGGDAINCSRTPSHEGGGDPQRTFIWDDVQNTLKSNGRDFGDMVGDLADEKPQLVTATADRVYKFRDSDDLDTIRSVRWKDAFTVDDSTLFISHNNDTTRRGYDPTLRREIRDVASDSGDLFDGVFPGAK, encoded by the coding sequence ATGCCTGGGCTGCCGTCAACACACACTGAGCAGGCTGGCAATGCTCCGGCCGGCGGGTTCATGATGCGGCTGCACCGCGACCGGCGCGGTCTGGCCTCGATCGAATTCGTGCTCGCCGCGCCGGTCATCCTGCTGATCGTGATCTTCGTCATTCATGCGAACAGGATCTCCACCAAGAAGGTGGCGACCATGCTCGCCATGCGCAATGCCGCGTTCGCCGAGGCGAGCGGCCTCACCTGCACCTCCGATTTCTCCAACGTCTTCCCGATCCCGGCCTTGCCGGCCCTGCCCGGGGGAGACGCCATCAACTGTTCGCGCACGCCCTCGCATGAAGGCGGCGGCGATCCTCAGCGGACCTTTATCTGGGACGACGTGCAGAACACCCTCAAGAGCAATGGCCGCGACTTCGGCGACATGGTCGGCGATCTCGCCGACGAGAAGCCGCAGCTCGTCACCGCGACCGCCGACCGCGTCTACAAGTTCAGGGATTCCGACGATCTCGACACCATCCGCAGCGTCCGCTGGAAGGATGCGTTCACGGTCGACGACTCGACGCTGTTCATCTCGCACAACAACGACACCACACGCCGCGGCTACGATCCGACGCTGCGCCGGGAAATCCGAGATGTGGCCAGCGATTCCGGCGATCTCTTCGACGGCGTCTTTCCGGGAGCGAAATAA